One Phocoena phocoena chromosome 5, mPhoPho1.1, whole genome shotgun sequence genomic region harbors:
- the LOC136123169 gene encoding LOW QUALITY PROTEIN: RNA-binding protein with serine-rich domain 1-like (The sequence of the model RefSeq protein was modified relative to this genomic sequence to represent the inferred CDS: deleted 1 base in 1 codon; substituted 1 base at 1 genomic stop codon), with product MHLSGVKKKSLLGVKEKNKKSSTRAPSPTKCKDRSDKQSKDRSKDKGATKESSEKDRGRDKTRKRRSASSGSSSTRSRSSSTSSSGSSTSTGSSSGSSSSSASSRSGSSSTSCSSSSGSSPGSPSPSRGRQDKRQRSCSKSKPPKRDEKERKRQSPLPKPTKVHIGRLTRNVTKDRIMEIFSTYGKIKMIDMPVERMHPHLSKGYVYVXFENPDEAEKALKHMDMDGGHIDGQEITATAVLAPGLGQPPPPAPRRFNPPRRMLPPPPMWRRSPPRMRRRSRSPRRRSPGRRSHRSRSSFNSSRYAGPPKLCPATCIASNSLLSLF from the exons ATGCATTTATCAGGAGTGAAAAAGAAGAGCTTGCTAGGagtcaaagaaaagaataaaaagtccaGCACTAGGGCTCCTTCTCCTACCAAATGCAAAGACCGCTCTGATAAGCAGTCCAAGGATCGCTCTAAAGATAAGGGGGCCACCAAGGAGTCGAGCGAGAAGGATCGTGGCAGGGATAAAACTCGAAAGAGGCGCAGCGCTTCCAGTGGTAGCAGCAGCACCAGGTCTCGGTCCAGCTCGACTTCCAGCTCGGGCTCCAGCaccagcacaggctccagcagcGGCTCCAGCTCATCTTCAGCATCGAGCCGCTCAGGAAGTTCCAGCACATCCTGCAGCTCCAGCTCCGGCAGCTCCCCTGGCTCTCCGAGTCCTTCTCGGGGCAGGCAGGACAAGAGGCAGCGCTCCTGCTCCAAATCCAAACCACccaaaagagatgaaaaggaaaggaaaaggcagagcCCTTTGCCTAAACCTACCAAAGTGCACATTGGAAGGCTCACCAGGAATGTGACCAAGGATCGTATCATGGAGATATTCTCCACCTatgggaaaattaaaatgattgacATGCCTGTAGAAAGGATGCACCCA CATCTGTCTAAAGGCTACGTATATGTGTAGTTTGAGAATCCAGATGAGGCCGAGAAGGCACTGAAGCACATGGACATGGACGGAGGACACATCGATGGCCAGGAGATCACTGCCACGGCTGTGCTGGCCCCTGGCCTCGgccaaccccctcccccagccccccggcGATTCAACCCTCCCAGGAGAATGCTGCCACCGCCTCCCATGTGGCGCAGGTCACCCCCACGGATGAGGAGAAGGTCGCGTTCCCCTCGGCGCAGGTCCCCTGGCCGCCGCAGCCACAGGAGCCGCTCCAGCTTCAACTCCTCCCGATACGCAGGGCCACCGAAGCTCTGTCCTGCGACTTGTATCGCATCCAACTCACTTCTGTCACTTTTTTAG